The Deltaproteobacteria bacterium genome includes a region encoding these proteins:
- the fadJ gene encoding fatty acid oxidation complex subunit alpha FadJ, translated as MQLTHFHFDVDSDGVALLRMDVLCEKLNILTISVAEELELALDRVASDQNIKALVFGSMKSAGFMAGADIEVMRDVKTAPEAEALSQATQKLFGRFETLHKKLHKPVVAAIDGMALGGGLELALACQSRIASDSPHTVLSLPEVQLGLIPGGGGTQRLPRLIGIAAALDLILTGKKVFAKKALHLGLVDELVPASILISAAKKRALALLKQQSLKTSKPKAHDKLKPKAKGWRRFKKAMFKLSNPQNWQRAALETNALGQQLLFNQAQKQLFKKTRGNYPAPLKAIEAIQHGLSQGQKAGLEFEAEQFGMLAVSPQAKALMSLFFATRELKKDSGVDARPVTHLLVQGGGLMGAGIAAVSITEANLPVRIKEKDNAGLSRAAKYVERVISARRKRGRYSRAQANTLMFHLTTTTMASGYKAAEVVIEAVFEDLEQKQQMLREAEKGGGPEIIFASNTSSLPISEIAKASRHPETVIGMHYFSPVEKMPLLEVVITPMTAAWVIATCVELGKKQGKTVIVVKDGAGFYTSRILAPYINEAVRLVAEGAAIDAIDNAMMDFGFPVGPLTLIDEIGIDVGAKAGKIMHQAFGERLKPPTALEALLHDNRQGRKNGRGFYIYKNGKKGKADTSIYALCNSKRRYSENLSKAAIIERCTLAMINEAALCLDEGIIRNKRDGNIGAVFGLGFPPFLGGPFNYIDTCGTKNILERLEKLAQQHG; from the coding sequence ATGCAACTAACCCATTTTCATTTTGATGTTGATAGTGACGGGGTTGCTTTGCTGCGCATGGATGTGCTCTGCGAAAAATTAAATATTCTTACTATATCGGTAGCAGAAGAACTTGAGCTGGCGCTTGATCGCGTTGCTAGTGATCAAAACATTAAAGCCTTAGTGTTTGGTTCGATGAAGAGCGCGGGCTTTATGGCTGGCGCTGATATTGAAGTAATGCGTGATGTAAAAACTGCGCCCGAGGCTGAAGCATTATCACAAGCAACTCAAAAACTTTTTGGCCGTTTTGAAACATTACACAAAAAACTGCATAAACCAGTAGTGGCAGCAATTGATGGCATGGCTTTAGGTGGTGGGCTTGAATTGGCCTTAGCTTGCCAAAGTCGAATTGCCAGCGATTCGCCACATACAGTGCTTAGTCTCCCCGAGGTGCAACTGGGGTTAATACCCGGTGGCGGGGGCACGCAGCGATTACCACGGCTTATTGGTATTGCTGCAGCTCTTGATCTCATTCTAACCGGTAAGAAAGTGTTTGCTAAAAAAGCACTACACTTAGGCTTAGTTGATGAGTTAGTCCCTGCAAGCATTTTAATTTCAGCAGCAAAAAAACGCGCTTTAGCTTTACTCAAGCAACAGTCATTAAAAACTAGCAAACCCAAAGCGCATGATAAGTTAAAACCCAAAGCCAAAGGTTGGCGGCGGTTTAAAAAAGCGATGTTTAAACTGAGCAACCCGCAAAATTGGCAACGTGCAGCGCTTGAAACTAATGCTTTGGGACAACAGTTACTATTTAACCAAGCTCAAAAGCAATTATTTAAAAAGACTCGCGGTAATTATCCCGCGCCACTTAAGGCTATAGAAGCAATACAACACGGACTGAGTCAAGGTCAAAAGGCAGGCCTGGAATTTGAAGCTGAGCAGTTTGGTATGCTTGCAGTATCACCGCAAGCAAAAGCTTTGATGTCATTATTTTTTGCAACACGTGAGTTAAAGAAAGACAGTGGGGTTGATGCGCGCCCGGTCACCCACTTATTAGTGCAAGGCGGAGGCTTAATGGGGGCAGGCATTGCGGCAGTAAGCATTACTGAAGCAAATTTACCGGTGCGCATAAAAGAAAAAGATAACGCTGGCCTAAGCCGTGCAGCAAAATATGTTGAGCGGGTCATTAGTGCCAGACGAAAACGTGGTAGATATAGTAGAGCGCAAGCAAATACCCTTATGTTCCATCTAACTACCACCACTATGGCAAGTGGTTATAAAGCAGCCGAAGTGGTAATTGAAGCTGTCTTTGAAGACTTAGAACAAAAGCAGCAAATGCTGCGTGAAGCAGAAAAAGGCGGTGGCCCTGAAATCATTTTTGCTTCAAATACATCTTCGCTGCCGATAAGTGAAATAGCAAAAGCCTCGCGTCACCCTGAAACCGTTATCGGTATGCATTATTTTTCGCCAGTTGAAAAAATGCCGCTGCTTGAGGTTGTTATAACCCCAATGACCGCAGCGTGGGTTATTGCCACTTGTGTTGAGCTTGGTAAAAAGCAAGGTAAAACGGTTATCGTGGTTAAAGATGGTGCTGGTTTTTATACTTCGCGAATTTTGGCGCCTTATATCAACGAAGCGGTGCGCTTAGTGGCTGAGGGTGCCGCAATCGATGCGATTGATAACGCCATGATGGATTTTGGTTTTCCGGTGGGGCCACTTACCTTGATTGACGAAATTGGTATTGATGTTGGCGCTAAGGCGGGCAAAATTATGCACCAGGCATTTGGCGAGCGTCTTAAGCCACCTACTGCCTTAGAGGCTTTATTGCATGATAATCGCCAAGGTCGTAAAAATGGGCGTGGCTTTTATATTTATAAAAACGGCAAAAAGGGCAAGGCTGATACCTCGATTTATGCATTATGTAATAGCAAGCGCAGATACAGCGAAAATTTAAGTAAAGCGGCCATTATTGAGCGCTGTACTCTAGCAATGATTAATGAAGCAGCTTTATGCCTTGATGAAGGCATTATTCGCAATAAACGCGATGGCAATATCGGCGCGGTATTTGGCCTTGGCTTTCCGCCATTTTTAGGTGGGCCATTTAACTATATTGATACTTGTGGAACTAAAAATATATTAGAACGACTTGAAAAACTAGCGCAGCAGCACGGGTAA
- a CDS encoding DUF58 domain-containing protein produces the protein MSEGNHVDTNTTNLIGAALLAEIENLQLRAQLAAQGALAGMHRSIRRGTSIEFSEHKLYSPGDDIRHIDWRAYAKTDRYHIKQFEDETNLTLEILLDHSGSMRFASDSYSQKIDYSRTIAGALSYLALRQGDAAGLFAFADKVSVELLPRAASTHLLEILSHLVRLKAEGPTQVGACLNRFAQSRRRRRVIFIISDLFDADPSLFTALRHLAARRHDITLLHIMDPAEINFHFENPSIFASLEDERRLFVHPRTLRNAYLNEMKKFLNKTEQLCNEARIDYHHIITSTPPEQTLTQILHKREARVSLRRNVSTPVIVREQT, from the coding sequence GTGAGTGAAGGTAACCACGTTGACACAAATACAACGAATTTAATTGGCGCTGCCTTACTCGCCGAAATTGAAAATCTACAACTACGTGCCCAACTTGCGGCTCAAGGTGCGCTTGCTGGCATGCATCGTTCAATTCGTCGTGGTACTTCTATTGAATTTAGCGAACACAAACTTTATTCTCCTGGCGATGATATCCGGCATATTGATTGGCGCGCTTACGCAAAAACCGATCGCTACCACATCAAACAGTTTGAAGACGAGACCAATCTTACACTCGAAATATTACTCGACCATTCTGGTTCTATGCGTTTTGCCAGCGATTCATATTCGCAAAAAATTGACTATAGTCGCACCATCGCTGGTGCCTTAAGCTATTTAGCCCTACGTCAAGGTGATGCAGCAGGATTGTTTGCTTTTGCTGATAAAGTATCCGTTGAATTGTTACCACGAGCAGCTAGTACGCATTTACTTGAAATACTCAGCCACTTAGTGCGCTTAAAGGCAGAGGGGCCAACTCAAGTTGGAGCTTGCCTTAATCGCTTTGCGCAATCTCGACGTCGCCGCCGGGTAATTTTTATAATTTCTGATCTTTTTGACGCTGACCCTAGTCTATTTACTGCTCTACGTCACTTAGCCGCCAGAAGACACGACATAACGCTTTTGCATATTATGGACCCAGCAGAAATTAACTTTCATTTTGAAAATCCATCAATATTTGCATCATTAGAAGATGAACGTCGCTTGTTTGTACATCCACGTACCCTGCGTAACGCCTACCTTAATGAAATGAAAAAATTTCTAAATAAAACTGAGCAACTATGTAATGAAGCGCGAATTGATTATCACCATATTATAACTTCAACACCACCGGAACAAACTTTAACGCAGATTTTGCATAAACGCGAAGCTAGAGTTAGCTTGCGTCGTAATGTGTCGACTCCGGTAATAGTGCGTGAACAAACGTGA
- a CDS encoding sulfatase, with amino-acid sequence MRFGKDFGGLAAGMTFGGLFIGLFEAIYRDVPSIYAMLLYGTGWGGAGIFLALLWAFLRRRKHKPPREPFFRGFVISTSISLAILVRFIVWRDVFFEAQDKTWLALFIGLAFALAVALFLLLLMRNIERRIATESLGGIWLWFVPFCICGIFLIRTQIGDERILEIPPQPVAANTKTAKPNRIVILVVADALRADALGCYGAKPHRDKPISPRIDQFAKHSRIYTNASAQASWTRPAMASIISSRHVSGHVTMSKTAILPISLPTIATELANAKVHTTAVVTNYNLEPAYGFSRGFAEYFYLAPARYLGAPREAYRLAAYQTYRLLREKMSFFKSKPQYFYRSGAAVTTRALEIIDAIKSQQDLFIYLHYMETHDPYFAITGKTYAHVSLPKPPLAIADEMRIAYRDEVQRFDNYFGMLIDGLVARDLIDRTTIIVIADHGEEFADHGGFYHGTTLYEELIHVPLIISGPAIAPGQDDRLVRQIDIAPTIAGRFGVKAPKSWEGLDIYAGTRKPTVSLAEENHQGNILKAIRAGVEKLIVANPDNPRGLKPVELYNLIEDPREKYPIINEESMKSLQKMLKQAITNASNGAPLINHHAQDAADQAELRALGYIQ; translated from the coding sequence ATGCGTTTTGGCAAGGACTTTGGCGGCCTTGCGGCCGGAATGACTTTTGGTGGCCTTTTTATTGGCTTATTCGAAGCAATATATCGTGATGTCCCTAGCATTTACGCAATGTTACTGTATGGCACAGGTTGGGGGGGCGCCGGTATATTTTTAGCTTTACTATGGGCTTTTTTAAGAAGACGCAAACATAAGCCCCCTCGTGAGCCCTTTTTTCGCGGGTTCGTAATTTCAACTTCGATCTCGTTAGCCATACTAGTGCGCTTTATTGTGTGGCGTGATGTATTTTTTGAAGCTCAAGATAAAACTTGGCTAGCACTATTTATTGGCTTGGCTTTTGCGCTAGCGGTAGCTCTATTTTTGTTGCTTTTAATGCGCAACATCGAGCGACGTATTGCCACTGAAAGTTTAGGTGGGATCTGGCTTTGGTTTGTACCATTTTGTATTTGCGGCATTTTTTTAATTCGTACTCAAATAGGTGATGAGCGTATTTTAGAAATACCTCCTCAACCTGTTGCTGCAAATACCAAAACAGCTAAACCAAATCGCATTGTCATTTTAGTGGTGGCTGATGCACTGCGAGCCGATGCCCTTGGTTGTTATGGCGCTAAACCTCATCGTGATAAACCTATCTCACCTCGTATTGACCAATTTGCTAAGCATTCCCGAATTTATACCAATGCCAGCGCTCAAGCTTCATGGACACGCCCAGCAATGGCTTCGATTATATCTTCACGCCACGTAAGTGGGCACGTGACCATGAGCAAAACCGCTATCTTGCCAATTTCGCTGCCCACAATTGCTACTGAATTGGCAAACGCTAAAGTACATACAACCGCTGTAGTTACCAATTATAACCTCGAACCAGCATATGGATTTTCTCGCGGTTTTGCCGAATATTTTTATTTAGCACCAGCTCGCTATTTAGGTGCTCCTCGTGAAGCCTATCGTCTAGCGGCATATCAAACTTATCGCCTGCTGCGCGAAAAAATGAGTTTCTTTAAGAGTAAACCACAATATTTTTATCGTTCAGGCGCTGCAGTAACTACGCGTGCCCTTGAAATAATTGATGCCATAAAGAGCCAGCAAGATTTATTTATATATTTGCACTACATGGAAACTCATGACCCATATTTTGCAATTACTGGCAAAACCTACGCTCATGTATCACTACCTAAACCACCGCTAGCAATAGCTGATGAAATGCGCATTGCTTATCGCGACGAAGTACAGCGTTTTGATAATTATTTTGGCATGTTAATCGATGGTCTTGTGGCTCGTGATCTCATCGATCGCACTACAATTATAGTTATTGCTGATCATGGCGAAGAATTTGCCGACCATGGCGGGTTTTATCATGGCACTACCCTATATGAAGAATTGATCCATGTGCCATTAATTATTTCAGGACCTGCAATAGCTCCTGGCCAGGACGACCGCTTAGTGCGCCAAATTGATATAGCCCCAACTATTGCGGGTCGCTTTGGGGTAAAAGCCCCAAAAAGTTGGGAGGGTCTAGATATTTATGCTGGTACTCGCAAACCAACCGTATCTTTGGCAGAAGAAAATCATCAGGGTAATATCCTAAAAGCCATTCGCGCTGGCGTCGAAAAGCTTATCGTTGCTAATCCCGATAATCCCCGTGGCTTAAAACCAGTTGAACTCTATAATCTGATTGAAGATCCTCGCGAAAAATATCCGATTATTAATGAAGAAAGCATGAAAAGCTTACAAAAAATGCTTAAACAAGCAATAACTAATGCAAGCAATGGAGCGCCGTTAATTAACCACCACGCTCAAGATGCTGCCGACCAAGCTGAGCTACGCGCTCTTGGCTATATTCAGTAA
- a CDS encoding DUF3800 domain-containing protein, with protein MNNINGNSRFIGFIDECGDHSMQTIDRDFPIFVLCLIIVERQDYACSIIPTIAKLKLKYWIHEGINLHSRDIRKANGPFAFLMNKAQKERFIEDINAVMKDVKCNIFIVCINKNKHITKYEHNAEDPYELALKMCMERVFYFLNQEKTFELPIIAEARGKNEDGNLEKAFYKLLTCGTDYISAQQFKSLKCPLVFKDKRTNIVGLQLADLIAYPCSRHILRPEQPNRAFDIIEPKIYNNGKVRGWKIFP; from the coding sequence ATGAATAATATAAATGGCAATTCACGATTCATTGGGTTCATCGATGAATGTGGTGATCATTCAATGCAAACAATTGATCGAGATTTCCCAATTTTTGTTTTATGCCTTATTATTGTTGAACGCCAAGATTATGCTTGTTCAATCATACCAACTATTGCCAAACTAAAGCTCAAATATTGGATACATGAAGGAATAAATCTTCACAGCAGAGACATTAGAAAGGCAAATGGCCCGTTTGCTTTTCTAATGAATAAAGCCCAAAAAGAGCGTTTCATTGAAGACATTAACGCTGTTATGAAGGATGTAAAATGTAATATTTTTATCGTTTGCATTAACAAAAACAAACATATCACTAAGTATGAACATAATGCTGAAGATCCTTATGAATTAGCACTAAAAATGTGCATGGAACGAGTATTTTATTTCTTAAATCAAGAAAAAACTTTTGAGCTTCCCATAATAGCTGAAGCACGAGGTAAAAATGAAGATGGAAATCTTGAAAAGGCCTTTTATAAACTGCTTACATGCGGCACTGACTACATATCAGCGCAACAATTCAAATCACTTAAATGCCCTCTAGTATTTAAAGATAAACGAACTAATATAGTTGGGTTACAATTAGCAGATTTAATAGCTTATCCATGCTCAAGACATATTCTTAGACCAGAGCAACCAAATCGTGCGTTCGATATCATTGAGCCTAAAATTTATAACAATGGTAAAGTACGTGGATGGAAAATATTCCCTTAA
- a CDS encoding nucleotidyltransferase domain-containing protein, which yields MNREQEILDEIRKVLAGFGPKLAGFKVLLFGSRANNSAKERSDFDLAIIGPTALDSRLYHDILESLDNIDTLYGFDLVDLACASLKLRAEVLKNNKVLYEGYDSAKIVQSGLGRI from the coding sequence GTGAATCGCGAGCAAGAGATACTAGACGAAATCCGTAAAGTCTTGGCTGGATTCGGGCCAAAGCTCGCTGGTTTCAAGGTATTGCTTTTTGGCTCGCGGGCCAATAATAGCGCGAAAGAGCGCAGTGATTTTGACTTGGCAATCATTGGGCCGACAGCGCTGGATTCGAGATTATATCATGATATACTAGAATCGTTGGATAATATCGATACGTTATATGGTTTCGATTTGGTGGACCTTGCTTGCGCTTCGTTGAAACTGCGCGCAGAAGTATTGAAAAACAACAAGGTGCTATATGAAGGTTATGATTCTGCTAAAATCGTTCAATCAGGCCTTGGACGAATTTGA
- a CDS encoding Rpn family recombination-promoting nuclease/putative transposase encodes MNTSQSQNTTDTIKDVRFLDPKLDIVFKLLMQRDLSLLKSMIESIVKLPESITELTILNPDLPKEYSSDKGVVLDVRVCLANKAIFDVEMQTELPIGIRSRFLYYWAKEYTCELNRGDNYFDLIPVISIIWLGRNLFNAEKFHNIFHLTEDTTHEVFCSDIEIHTLELQKINYLKESDNPQLYRWSRFLLADSDEEFDRLAQEDLVMKNARDNLEEISADPNAQFWARERKMWARCHAHIMSSIRKEAITQGRAEGRAEGRAEGRTEGRAEGRAEGRTEGRTEGMVQGKSQTILTVLEARGIQLDDLQRQRILACSDIECLNHWAYKAVSISNIEELFEVNII; translated from the coding sequence ATGAACACTAGCCAATCGCAAAACACTACTGATACTATTAAAGACGTGAGGTTTCTTGATCCAAAGCTCGATATTGTCTTTAAGTTGCTGATGCAGCGCGATTTATCATTGTTAAAATCTATGATCGAAAGCATTGTTAAGCTACCTGAGTCGATTACTGAATTGACTATTTTAAACCCTGATTTACCCAAAGAATATAGCTCTGACAAAGGTGTTGTTCTCGATGTTAGAGTTTGCTTGGCTAATAAAGCAATATTTGATGTTGAAATGCAAACCGAGCTGCCTATTGGTATTCGTTCAAGATTTTTATATTATTGGGCCAAAGAATACACTTGTGAGCTAAATCGCGGCGATAATTATTTTGATTTAATACCGGTTATTTCAATTATTTGGTTGGGTCGCAATTTATTTAATGCTGAAAAATTTCATAATATTTTTCATCTTACAGAAGATACAACCCATGAAGTATTTTGTTCTGATATTGAAATTCATACATTAGAGTTACAAAAAATTAATTACCTAAAAGAGAGTGATAATCCTCAGCTTTATCGATGGTCACGTTTTTTATTAGCTGATTCAGACGAAGAATTTGACCGTCTGGCACAGGAGGACCTAGTTATGAAAAACGCTAGAGATAACTTAGAAGAAATTTCAGCAGATCCTAATGCGCAATTTTGGGCCCGTGAACGCAAAATGTGGGCACGCTGTCATGCACATATCATGAGTTCTATTCGTAAAGAGGCCATTACTCAAGGCAGAGCCGAAGGTAGAGCCGAAGGCAGAGCCGAAGGTAGAACCGAAGGCAGAGCCGAAGGCAGAGCCGAAGGTAGAACCGAAGGCAGAACCGAAGGCATGGTTCAAGGAAAATCACAAACTATATTAACTGTTTTAGAAGCAAGAGGTATTCAATTAGATGATTTGCAGCGTCAACGTATTCTTGCTTGCAGCGATATCGAATGCTTGAATCACTGGGCTTATAAAGCTGTATCTATTAGCAATATTGAAGAGCTATTTGAGGTTAATATTATTTGA
- a CDS encoding nucleotidyltransferase substrate binding protein, which translates to MILLKSFNQALDEFEKALQQPAQQELIKAGCIQYFEFSFELAWKTIKELSEYYGILTVLSPMSALKEAFRQQWIDDEQIWLDMLKARNRMVHTYDAKSALDIYELLPLYFNKMNELAKTITKQFKE; encoded by the coding sequence ATGATTCTGCTAAAATCGTTCAATCAGGCCTTGGACGAATTTGAAAAGGCACTACAGCAACCGGCGCAACAAGAATTGATTAAAGCCGGATGCATACAATATTTTGAATTTAGTTTCGAGTTGGCTTGGAAGACCATTAAAGAACTGAGCGAGTATTATGGAATATTAACGGTTCTTTCGCCAATGAGCGCTTTAAAAGAAGCTTTTCGCCAGCAATGGATTGATGACGAGCAAATTTGGTTGGATATGCTTAAGGCCAGAAATCGTATGGTACATACCTATGATGCAAAATCTGCCCTTGATATCTATGAGCTGCTTCCGCTTTATTTCAATAAAATGAATGAATTGGCAAAAACTATCACCAAACAATTTAAAGAGTAA
- a CDS encoding MoxR family ATPase → MTSMTQPNTNGASDRERAEQLHQAYRNIQNEIARRVIGQHNVIEHLLITLFARGHGLFVGVPGLAKTLLIQTLADVLDLEFNRIQFTPDLMPSDITGTDIIDQDANGQRAFRFVKGPVFCNLLLADEINRTPPKTQAALLQSMQELRVTAGGHTYPLPPPFHVFATQNPIEQEGTYPLPEAQLDRFMMMLKVDYPNLHEEAEIVHRTTSSEFTTVRKVLSPAAINDFQNLVLRVPASEPIVMLAVSITRMSRPTDASAPAEVHEFVSYGAGPRAAQHLMLAAKARAILDGRPAVDSADIKTLAHPVLRHRILTNFHAEAQKVTADDIINRIIEKIETKR, encoded by the coding sequence ATGACGTCAATGACTCAACCAAATACTAATGGCGCCTCAGATAGAGAACGTGCCGAACAATTACATCAAGCATATCGCAATATTCAAAACGAAATCGCTCGTCGTGTCATAGGGCAACACAATGTTATTGAGCATTTGTTAATCACCCTTTTTGCTCGTGGGCATGGGTTGTTTGTTGGTGTACCAGGCTTAGCTAAAACTTTACTAATTCAAACTCTTGCCGATGTACTTGACCTAGAGTTTAATCGCATACAATTTACCCCAGATCTCATGCCGTCTGACATAACTGGCACTGATATCATTGACCAAGACGCCAACGGACAACGCGCTTTTCGTTTTGTAAAAGGCCCGGTTTTTTGCAACTTATTACTTGCTGATGAAATAAATCGAACTCCACCAAAAACTCAAGCAGCGCTACTGCAATCAATGCAAGAACTGCGGGTAACGGCTGGTGGTCACACTTATCCATTACCGCCACCATTTCACGTTTTTGCTACGCAAAACCCTATCGAACAAGAAGGCACTTATCCGTTGCCTGAAGCACAGCTTGACCGTTTCATGATGATGCTAAAGGTTGATTATCCAAATTTACACGAAGAAGCTGAGATTGTTCATCGTACAACCTCATCTGAGTTTACTACTGTTCGCAAAGTGCTTAGCCCAGCAGCAATAAACGACTTTCAAAATTTAGTACTGCGTGTACCAGCATCTGAACCTATTGTTATGCTTGCCGTTAGTATTACCCGCATGTCTCGCCCAACAGACGCTAGTGCTCCTGCTGAAGTTCACGAGTTTGTTTCATACGGAGCCGGGCCACGCGCCGCACAGCACCTCATGCTTGCGGCTAAAGCCAGGGCTATTCTTGACGGTCGTCCAGCAGTTGACAGTGCTGATATTAAAACATTAGCACACCCAGTATTACGCCATCGTATTCTCACTAATTTTCATGCTGAAGCACAAAAAGTCACTGCTGATGATATAATTAATCGCATCATCGAAAAAATTGAAACAAAACGATAA
- the fadI gene encoding acetyl-CoA C-acyltransferase FadI: MTCACVSNISNNRRAVIVAGLRTPFVKAGTLYRDLCTVDLAKILVAELISRNDLNNKVIDSVIFGQVIQHPSVFNIAREIVFGIGLPSEIEAFSVSRACATSTQALVSAAQAIMLGMADVVICGGADSLSKPPITFSDNFSRSLMQMASAKTPAGKAKSLIKLRPRDFLPVPPAIKEATTGLTMGESAEKMAKENEISREEQDAFALKSHENAAHAWELGIYANEVMSFPVPPKYSHVADRDNLVRGDTNMAKMASLKPAFDKRYGTITPGNSSALTDGASALIVMSEQRAHELGYDPLARVHAWAFAGVDPHWQLLAAPPIAAAQALKCARLKLDDIDLIDMHEAFAAQVLSNIKAMSSVEFARQFLNRDEPIGEVNMAKLNIYGGSIAIGHPFAATGVRQVITMANELARRGSGKALITQCTAGSMGAALIIER, from the coding sequence ATGACCTGTGCTTGTGTATCAAATATTTCAAATAATCGTCGCGCGGTTATTGTTGCAGGACTTAGAACGCCCTTTGTTAAAGCGGGTACGCTGTATCGTGACTTATGCACAGTTGATCTCGCTAAAATATTAGTTGCCGAGCTGATTAGTCGTAACGATCTTAATAATAAAGTTATTGATAGTGTTATTTTCGGTCAGGTGATTCAACACCCCAGCGTATTTAATATTGCCCGCGAAATCGTTTTTGGTATTGGGCTACCGTCAGAAATTGAGGCGTTTTCAGTATCACGCGCCTGCGCTACTAGCACGCAAGCATTAGTTAGTGCTGCCCAAGCAATTATGTTGGGTATGGCTGATGTAGTGATCTGCGGTGGCGCTGATTCATTATCAAAACCACCCATAACTTTTAGCGATAACTTTTCACGCTCATTAATGCAAATGGCAAGCGCAAAAACACCGGCAGGCAAAGCTAAGTCGTTAATAAAATTACGCCCGCGCGATTTTTTGCCGGTGCCACCAGCGATTAAAGAAGCGACCACCGGTTTAACTATGGGTGAGTCAGCCGAAAAAATGGCAAAAGAAAATGAGATCAGCCGTGAAGAGCAAGATGCTTTTGCTTTAAAATCACACGAAAACGCCGCCCATGCCTGGGAGTTAGGTATTTATGCTAATGAAGTAATGAGTTTTCCAGTACCACCAAAATATAGCCACGTGGCTGATCGTGATAATTTGGTGCGCGGCGATACCAACATGGCAAAAATGGCTTCGTTAAAGCCTGCTTTTGATAAACGTTATGGCACTATCACACCTGGCAATAGTTCGGCTTTAACTGATGGCGCTTCGGCCCTAATTGTTATGAGTGAACAACGTGCCCATGAACTTGGCTATGACCCTTTAGCCCGGGTGCATGCTTGGGCATTTGCAGGCGTTGATCCGCATTGGCAATTATTAGCAGCGCCACCAATTGCGGCTGCGCAAGCTTTAAAATGTGCCAGGCTCAAGCTTGATGATATAGATCTTATTGACATGCATGAGGCTTTTGCCGCGCAAGTACTTTCAAACATTAAAGCCATGAGTTCAGTTGAGTTTGCCCGCCAGTTTTTAAATCGTGATGAACCAATAGGAGAGGTAAATATGGCAAAGTTAAATATTTATGGTGGATCGATTGCTATAGGGCATCCTTTTGCGGCAACCGGGGTTCGTCAGGTTATCACCATGGCGAATGAACTTGCACGTCGCGGTAGTGGCAAAGCACTAATTACGCAATGCACCGCAGGTAGTATGGGCGCAGCTTTAATTATTGAGCGTTAG